One Armatimonadota bacterium genomic window carries:
- a CDS encoding IS1595 family transposase, with the protein MNSTNLPKTLMEAMRYFSDDQIAFEFVKSLRWGDDVICPHCGGKEHSFLSTRRIWKCKACKKQFSVKIGTIFEDSPISLDKWLAAIWLIANAKNGISSYEIHRSLGVTQKTAWFMLHRIREALHNGTIDKLSGEIEADETYIGGKAKNMHQWRREQRGGLGGSFGKTTVLGMLERGGSVKAEVIQKPDRPTVTKLLTKSIMRGSKLYTDQHNGYDFMKYHYEHEVIHHAQEYVRGNVHTNGIENFWSLLKRTISGTYVSVEPTHLFRYVGEQVFRFNERKGTDSDRFLKAVSCIVGKKLPYKELTGKVLATGAIA; encoded by the coding sequence ATGAATTCAACGAACCTGCCAAAGACGCTGATGGAGGCGATGCGGTATTTCTCGGACGATCAGATAGCGTTCGAGTTTGTAAAGTCGCTTCGATGGGGCGATGATGTTATTTGTCCTCACTGCGGCGGCAAAGAACATTCGTTCCTTTCAACGCGCAGAATTTGGAAATGCAAGGCTTGCAAGAAGCAGTTCTCGGTCAAGATCGGAACCATCTTTGAGGACTCGCCAATCTCGCTCGATAAATGGCTTGCGGCGATTTGGCTTATTGCCAACGCAAAGAATGGAATCAGTTCTTATGAAATCCACCGATCATTAGGCGTCACACAGAAAACGGCGTGGTTCATGCTTCATCGCATCCGCGAAGCTCTTCACAACGGAACGATTGATAAGCTGTCCGGTGAAATTGAGGCCGACGAAACATATATCGGCGGCAAGGCAAAGAACATGCACCAATGGCGACGAGAACAACGCGGCGGTCTTGGTGGTTCGTTTGGAAAGACAACAGTTCTAGGAATGCTGGAACGTGGTGGAAGCGTGAAAGCAGAAGTCATTCAGAAACCGGATCGGCCAACCGTAACGAAACTGCTGACGAAAAGCATTATGCGAGGATCAAAACTCTACACAGATCAGCACAATGGATACGACTTCATGAAGTATCACTACGAACACGAAGTCATTCACCACGCACAAGAGTATGTGCGCGGAAACGTCCACACTAACGGTATTGAGAACTTCTGGTCACTTCTCAAAAGAACGATCAGCGGAACGTATGTAAGCGTGGAGCCAACGCACCTTTTCCGATATGTCGGTGAACAGGTTTTCCGATTCAATGAACGCAAAGGAACGGATTCTGATCGTTTCTTGAAAGCTGTTTCATGTATCGTTGGAAAGAAGCTGCCCTACAAAGAGCTAACCGGAAAGGTGTTAGCCACCGGAGCAATCGCATGA
- a CDS encoding NAD-dependent epimerase/dehydratase family protein: protein MKVLFIGGTGIISSGCAPLALDRGIDLYFLNRGKSTRDTPEDAKQIFGDVRDPKSMEEALANMTFDVVVNWIAFTPDHIRQDIEMFAGKVSQYVFISSASAYQTPPSTLPVTESTILDNPFWEYSRNKIACEEMLVEAYRNMKFPITIVRPSHTYDQRLLPFDHGWTVVGRMRKGKPVVVHGDGTSLWVLTHHKDFAKGFVPLLGNSHAIGEAYHITSDELLNWNQIYDIVAAAAGTTARKVHIASETLAAHDPNWGPGLLGDKANSMIFDNTKIKRTAPDFVCTYPFARGAEEIIGWYDADPARQVINAEKDALQDKLVELFG from the coding sequence ATGAAAGTGCTCTTCATCGGCGGAACCGGCATCATCAGCTCGGGATGTGCGCCCCTAGCTCTTGATCGCGGCATCGACCTGTATTTCCTGAACCGAGGCAAATCGACCCGCGATACGCCGGAAGATGCGAAGCAGATTTTTGGCGACGTCCGTGACCCCAAGTCGATGGAGGAAGCCTTGGCGAACATGACCTTCGATGTGGTGGTGAACTGGATTGCATTCACTCCCGACCACATCCGGCAGGACATCGAGATGTTTGCGGGCAAGGTCAGCCAATACGTGTTCATTAGTTCGGCCAGCGCGTACCAGACGCCACCCTCGACGCTTCCTGTGACTGAGTCGACGATCCTCGACAACCCCTTTTGGGAGTACTCGCGCAACAAGATCGCGTGCGAAGAGATGCTGGTGGAGGCTTATCGGAACATGAAGTTTCCGATCACGATCGTTCGTCCGTCGCACACCTACGACCAGCGGCTGCTCCCGTTCGATCACGGTTGGACGGTGGTCGGTCGGATGCGGAAAGGGAAGCCGGTAGTGGTGCATGGCGATGGCACGTCGCTTTGGGTGCTCACGCATCACAAGGACTTCGCCAAGGGCTTTGTGCCTTTGCTCGGAAACTCGCACGCGATCGGCGAGGCCTACCACATCACGAGCGATGAACTGCTGAACTGGAATCAGATCTACGACATCGTGGCTGCCGCCGCCGGAACGACGGCGCGAAAGGTCCACATCGCCTCCGAGACGTTGGCGGCTCATGACCCGAATTGGGGACCGGGCCTCTTGGGTGACAAAGCTAACAGCATGATCTTCGATAACACCAAAATCAAGCGTACCGCTCCGGACTTCGTTTGCACTTATCCGTTCGCTCGTGGGGCTGAAGAGATCATCGGATGGTACGATGCCGACCCGGCCAGGCAGGTTATAAACGCAGAGAAGGACGCGTTGCAGGACAAGCTAGTCGAGCTGTTTGGATAG
- a CDS encoding DUF3386 family protein, which produces MKLLRTLFVAASALLVAAAQAHFVWANFRDVKSREVVVTFAEVPGDSVLSIMNKVGGRIAVQSKGASKGRTTVPTETTYHWKGTKGVFLGSLDYGVVDHGQGPYMLTYWFKAVSRPIQAAKAVGKGLEIVADQHADHWEVKVLMDGKPCPNAQVVWGSGEAEQKEPASKPVNIPVPGAPKELPVRAVLEQKTPGTFEGKAYPSKKIWSTLVLPAVGQAPKGADESAYLALQNATMGRETIGHAAPFSCSFRATNGDQTATGTVSVDDQDKITVKVDGVQEEGSKHVTQQITSLFSHRLGREFWKGEGQYSLTWSPKDSGLLSVNDKMQSFYRFDQQGIKMVQRTFGPNILVLDIKSSIETPWGGLLSKEYSATQKRVSDGVVTSRLNYKDDFLPFQDEWMPKSRTVTGDVEGRKITMSVTFFDYKLGS; this is translated from the coding sequence ATGAAATTGCTCCGTACTCTTTTCGTGGCTGCGAGCGCCCTTCTGGTCGCGGCCGCGCAAGCCCATTTCGTATGGGCCAACTTCCGAGACGTCAAAAGCCGCGAGGTCGTGGTGACCTTCGCAGAGGTCCCAGGCGACTCGGTTCTTTCCATCATGAACAAGGTCGGCGGCCGCATCGCCGTTCAGAGCAAAGGAGCATCAAAGGGCAGGACCACGGTCCCAACCGAGACGACTTATCATTGGAAAGGCACCAAAGGCGTGTTCCTGGGAAGCCTCGATTACGGCGTCGTCGACCACGGCCAGGGTCCTTACATGCTGACCTACTGGTTCAAGGCGGTCTCGCGTCCGATCCAGGCGGCAAAGGCCGTGGGTAAAGGTCTTGAGATCGTCGCTGACCAGCACGCGGACCATTGGGAGGTTAAGGTCCTCATGGATGGCAAACCGTGCCCGAACGCTCAGGTCGTGTGGGGCTCGGGCGAAGCCGAGCAAAAGGAGCCCGCAAGTAAGCCGGTGAACATTCCCGTTCCTGGCGCTCCCAAAGAGCTTCCCGTGCGAGCCGTGCTAGAGCAAAAGACTCCGGGCACATTCGAGGGCAAGGCTTACCCTTCGAAGAAAATCTGGTCGACCCTTGTTCTGCCCGCCGTTGGCCAAGCACCAAAAGGAGCCGATGAGAGCGCATATCTTGCACTCCAGAACGCGACGATGGGTCGCGAAACCATTGGCCATGCGGCTCCGTTTTCGTGTTCCTTCCGGGCCACCAACGGCGATCAAACCGCTACGGGCACTGTGAGCGTCGATGACCAAGACAAGATCACCGTTAAGGTCGATGGAGTTCAGGAAGAAGGTTCCAAGCACGTCACTCAACAAATCACAAGTCTCTTCTCGCACCGGCTGGGGCGCGAGTTTTGGAAGGGCGAAGGACAGTACTCGCTAACCTGGTCCCCCAAAGACTCTGGCCTCTTGTCGGTAAACGACAAAATGCAGTCGTTCTATCGATTCGACCAGCAAGGCATCAAGATGGTTCAGCGCACATTCGGCCCGAACATTCTGGTTCTGGATATCAAATCGTCGATTGAAACGCCGTGGGGTGGACTCCTTTCGAAGGAGTACTCGGCCACGCAAAAGCGAGTTTCGGATGGCGTCGTCACCAGTCGCCTGAACTACAAGGACGACTTCCTTCCGTTCCAAGACGAATGGATGCCGAAAAGTCGAACCGTTACGGGCGATGTCGAGGGGCGCAAGATCACGATGAGCGTGACTTTCTTCGATTACAAGTTGGGAAGCTAA
- a CDS encoding heme peroxidase, with amino-acid sequence MNNNAFKSPHGSGVRGSSSVAGSPLFEGKFGRMFRNLPALEHSEDDLLALAQAITMGDHDAKDGADGEESHIPAGYTYFGQFVDHDLTFDPASSLQKMNDPDALVDFRTPRFDLDNIYGRGPDDQPYLYTGKKFILGTPLTGAMRNPFAHDLPRSNPPTGRKRAIIGDPRNDENVIVSQLESTFHRFHNRLVDDCPTLSFAEAQTLVRWHYQYIVLNDFLPRLVNPEVIDRILPNRQNSDDRVESLAPRLAFYHYRNDPYIPIEFSAAAYRLGHSMVRPGYRLNEDDATLLPIFNRMDPNGGLNSFDAFKSSWAIDWHRFLEMDHRHQTETDRVQYAYKIDTSMVDPLKDLPGSVVGDDVMDGAPVLNLAFRNLLRGQQMGLPSGESVALAMGLVPMQSQDVLIGKALEHPDEVDQPAMITDISANFEGKTPLWVYILAEAAKNLRVHGQARLGPVGAQIVAEVFIGLLHGDPTSFLSVDPRWQPEIGKGARFDLADFVQYAIEKAEPSPSLTAAIVVESTTAEVI; translated from the coding sequence ATGAACAACAATGCTTTTAAGTCGCCGCATGGAAGCGGTGTTCGTGGTTCGAGCTCTGTGGCGGGCTCACCCCTCTTCGAGGGCAAATTTGGCCGGATGTTTAGGAATCTTCCGGCTTTGGAACACTCTGAGGACGACCTCTTGGCCTTGGCCCAAGCCATTACGATGGGGGATCATGATGCAAAAGACGGGGCCGATGGGGAAGAAAGCCACATCCCGGCGGGCTACACCTATTTCGGTCAGTTTGTAGATCACGACCTAACCTTCGATCCGGCGAGTTCACTGCAGAAGATGAACGACCCGGATGCCCTGGTCGATTTCCGAACACCCCGCTTTGACCTCGACAACATTTATGGCCGCGGGCCGGACGATCAGCCTTACCTGTACACCGGCAAGAAATTCATTTTGGGTACGCCCCTCACCGGCGCGATGAGAAATCCGTTCGCTCACGACCTGCCGCGAAGCAATCCGCCAACCGGCAGGAAGCGAGCCATCATCGGCGATCCGCGAAACGATGAGAATGTGATCGTCTCACAGTTGGAAAGCACCTTCCACCGGTTCCACAACCGACTCGTGGACGACTGCCCGACGCTCTCCTTTGCCGAGGCTCAAACGCTGGTGCGATGGCACTACCAGTACATCGTCCTCAACGACTTTCTGCCGCGATTGGTAAACCCGGAGGTGATCGACCGAATCCTGCCCAATCGGCAGAACTCGGATGACCGTGTGGAGTCGCTGGCTCCTAGATTGGCCTTCTATCACTATCGAAACGATCCCTACATCCCAATCGAATTCTCGGCGGCGGCTTACCGGCTTGGCCACTCGATGGTTCGCCCTGGCTACCGCCTTAATGAAGACGACGCCACCCTTCTGCCGATCTTCAATCGGATGGACCCGAACGGAGGCCTGAACTCGTTCGACGCCTTCAAGTCGTCGTGGGCGATCGACTGGCACCGATTCCTGGAGATGGACCATCGGCACCAGACGGAAACCGACCGTGTGCAGTACGCCTATAAGATCGATACGTCGATGGTCGATCCCCTCAAGGACCTGCCTGGCTCGGTGGTTGGTGATGACGTGATGGACGGCGCTCCCGTGCTCAACCTAGCCTTCCGAAACCTGTTACGCGGTCAGCAGATGGGCTTGCCTTCGGGTGAAAGCGTGGCGCTAGCGATGGGGCTCGTCCCGATGCAGTCCCAGGATGTTCTGATCGGCAAGGCGCTGGAACATCCCGACGAAGTCGATCAGCCAGCGATGATCACCGACATCAGCGCGAACTTCGAAGGCAAGACTCCGTTGTGGGTCTACATCCTGGCCGAAGCGGCCAAGAACCTTCGAGTTCATGGCCAGGCGCGGCTGGGTCCAGTTGGCGCACAGATCGTCGCCGAAGTCTTCATCGGTCTTCTTCACGGAGACCCGACATCGTTCCTTTCCGTCGATCCTCGGTGGCAACCGGAAATTGGCAAAGGAGCGAGGTTTGACTTGGCTGACTTCGTTCAGTATGCGATCGAGAAGGCGGAGCCTTCCCCATCGCTTACTGCGGCTATCGTGGTAGAAAGCACGACCGCAGAAGTGATCTAG
- a CDS encoding aspartate kinase produces MRTRQGPSVALPGDDRYDFRVDLRGAGGQPSTGTEFEVRKGISKMTLEPGFALVHISRIPPEQLHTERLRILRMLADSGVSAKFPKLTGTGISLTIFENRADDVEKILETCGQYFSVKRGRSVLTIYAPNIREEEGLMSRIIGHAITAGVHIDHIGDMHDQTTMVIEAGSAEKLLQSFEESDDAPAQIDYQGPFSGKKVKVMKFGGSSIESAEARLAAAMKVVTAREMGFQPVVVIGSIGRKGLPYSTDTLVGLLQDIDTNISPNPRELDLIVSSGEALSGVVFAHTLKTLGHNAEAFRGGQAGIETDGEYGNSRIVAIRPERIEKCLLDGNIPVICGFQGTGGAGTEAAGEVTTLGRGGSDTTASAMAVALGADSVEIYSDVDGIKTANPNVIPEAQTLHEVTYGEVAAVSHLGAKVVHPRAVDIALTHGIPLWIKNTFSDDPGTRVVVDDEAPERRITGVIRTGRLVYLKFDLSDASPEDRAMLEGRIYETMAENGISLFMINISTKSTGFAIPRSSFPLFAHLCDGLVLPSVSKERSAYLLQVGEEPSPQVVNQTRLLASLAEVHGITTCVTPGCSMVSIVGHEYIERPGVLVAILSVLNAAGISVLQTSDSNYSLSLLVPEAETNRTVRLLFDYFDLGTPE; encoded by the coding sequence ATGCGAACCAGACAGGGCCCCTCGGTTGCGCTTCCTGGCGATGATCGGTATGATTTCCGTGTGGATCTTCGCGGAGCAGGCGGCCAACCGTCAACGGGTACCGAATTTGAAGTTCGGAAAGGCATTTCAAAAATGACGCTGGAGCCAGGGTTTGCCCTGGTCCATATCTCGCGAATTCCACCAGAGCAGCTTCACACCGAGCGGCTGCGAATCCTGCGAATGCTTGCCGACTCCGGGGTCAGCGCCAAGTTTCCCAAACTCACGGGAACCGGCATTTCGCTGACGATTTTTGAGAATCGTGCCGACGATGTCGAGAAGATCCTTGAGACTTGTGGCCAGTATTTTTCGGTCAAGCGTGGCCGGAGCGTGCTGACTATTTACGCTCCGAACATCCGCGAGGAAGAAGGGCTCATGAGCCGCATCATCGGCCACGCCATCACGGCGGGCGTCCACATTGACCACATCGGCGATATGCACGACCAAACCACGATGGTCATCGAAGCCGGATCGGCGGAAAAACTGCTTCAAAGCTTCGAAGAGAGCGATGACGCTCCTGCTCAGATCGATTACCAGGGACCGTTCAGCGGCAAGAAGGTCAAGGTCATGAAGTTCGGTGGCTCCAGCATCGAGTCGGCCGAGGCCCGTTTGGCCGCGGCGATGAAGGTCGTAACCGCTCGCGAGATGGGCTTTCAGCCCGTCGTGGTCATTGGCTCTATCGGACGCAAAGGACTTCCCTATTCGACCGACACACTGGTTGGCCTCCTCCAGGACATCGACACCAACATAAGCCCGAATCCTCGCGAGCTCGATCTCATCGTCTCGTCTGGAGAGGCTCTGTCGGGCGTCGTCTTTGCCCACACGCTCAAGACCCTTGGGCATAACGCCGAGGCATTTCGAGGTGGTCAAGCTGGAATCGAGACGGACGGCGAGTACGGAAATTCCCGAATTGTCGCCATTCGGCCCGAGCGCATCGAAAAATGCCTTCTCGATGGCAACATTCCTGTCATCTGTGGCTTTCAGGGCACTGGCGGCGCAGGCACAGAAGCGGCTGGAGAGGTCACCACGCTAGGGCGCGGCGGATCGGATACAACGGCCTCGGCGATGGCCGTCGCTCTTGGCGCGGACTCAGTCGAAATCTATTCCGATGTCGACGGCATCAAGACCGCCAACCCGAATGTCATCCCCGAAGCCCAAACGCTTCATGAAGTCACCTACGGCGAAGTCGCGGCCGTCTCGCACCTTGGTGCCAAGGTCGTTCATCCTCGGGCCGTTGATATTGCCCTTACCCACGGCATTCCTCTCTGGATCAAAAACACCTTCTCCGACGATCCTGGAACGCGAGTCGTGGTCGACGATGAAGCTCCTGAGCGCCGAATCACTGGTGTCATTCGGACGGGACGGCTGGTTTATCTCAAGTTCGACCTCAGTGACGCCTCGCCTGAAGATCGAGCCATGCTGGAGGGGCGTATCTACGAAACGATGGCCGAAAACGGCATCAGTCTCTTCATGATCAACATCAGCACGAAAAGCACCGGCTTCGCCATTCCCCGCTCCTCGTTCCCGCTCTTTGCCCACCTTTGCGATGGCCTCGTGCTACCGTCGGTGTCGAAGGAACGCTCCGCATATTTACTCCAAGTTGGTGAGGAGCCTTCGCCGCAGGTGGTCAACCAAACTCGGCTCCTGGCTAGCCTTGCCGAAGTCCACGGAATTACGACTTGCGTTACGCCTGGTTGTTCGATGGTTTCAATCGTAGGACACGAATACATCGAGCGGCCTGGCGTTTTGGTAGCGATATTATCCGTTCTCAATGCGGCAGGAATCTCGGTTCTGCAAACCAGCGATAGCAATTACTCGCTGAGTCTGTTGGTGCCGGAAGCTGAAACAAATCGAACAGTGCGGCTCTTGTTCGACTACTTCGACTTGGGCACCCCCGAGTAA
- a CDS encoding cupin domain-containing protein: MPGSEPRWDENARAIAGARMRRTRMQQQLSIRQLAEKAGISKTSVVQVESGRTSRRSTYLKVAQVLGLHLDRLLLENPMGDRPYAVHHGENDSWFDLVHFGDGPLPSAAQHSVEARAALSSREGVAPLNILASRLEQGRIKPTIIEVFSRSETRSHAGEEYVYVLEGKAVVYVGSDSVTLDQGESITFWSAEPHSYAPAENADLPVRLLSVRVDS; encoded by the coding sequence ATGCCAGGTTCCGAGCCGCGATGGGATGAGAACGCTCGAGCCATCGCCGGAGCGAGGATGCGCCGGACGCGGATGCAACAGCAGTTGTCCATTCGCCAACTGGCCGAGAAGGCGGGAATCAGCAAGACATCGGTGGTTCAAGTCGAATCCGGGCGCACCTCTCGCCGAAGCACATACTTAAAGGTGGCCCAAGTATTGGGCCTTCACTTGGATCGCTTATTGCTGGAAAACCCGATGGGCGATCGGCCCTACGCCGTCCATCACGGCGAAAACGACTCCTGGTTCGACCTCGTGCATTTCGGCGATGGCCCGTTACCTTCGGCGGCCCAGCACAGCGTCGAGGCCCGCGCCGCGCTTAGTTCTCGGGAAGGTGTTGCGCCGCTCAACATTCTGGCGAGCCGGCTCGAACAAGGACGTATCAAGCCGACGATTATCGAAGTTTTCTCGCGGAGCGAAACGCGATCTCACGCGGGCGAGGAGTACGTTTACGTTTTGGAAGGGAAGGCCGTGGTCTACGTCGGTTCTGACTCGGTGACCCTGGATCAGGGTGAAAGCATTACGTTTTGGAGCGCTGAACCCCACTCTTATGCCCCTGCAGAGAATGCGGACCTGCCGGTGCGTCTCCTCTCCGTCCGTGTCGATTCGTAG
- a CDS encoding sigma-70 family RNA polymerase sigma factor: MRLGANSFVNAVAKEISLTQSKLEAVELPPKTSATSFVDARRQYQDLVFAFVSRRIRPVEEAEDVVASIFVDAYRHWNHRKGDPRLWLLGIARRKVADSLRKKRPKWSLRESDSTSDAMDEFVTRAEADQAAAIVAKLPPDERDALLMQVVDDLSIEEIAVILGRSVKAANSLLGRARKRVRRLTNLQGNQK, encoded by the coding sequence TTGCGCCTTGGCGCGAACTCCTTCGTGAATGCAGTTGCCAAGGAGATTTCGTTGACCCAATCTAAACTCGAAGCCGTCGAACTTCCGCCCAAGACGTCCGCCACATCGTTTGTCGATGCCCGGCGACAGTATCAAGACCTTGTCTTTGCATTCGTTTCGAGGCGCATCCGCCCCGTCGAGGAAGCCGAGGATGTCGTCGCGTCGATCTTCGTCGATGCCTACCGGCATTGGAATCATCGTAAGGGTGATCCGCGACTTTGGTTGCTCGGAATTGCCCGACGCAAAGTCGCCGACTCGCTTCGCAAGAAGCGTCCCAAGTGGTCGCTCCGCGAGAGTGATTCGACGTCCGATGCGATGGATGAGTTCGTGACCAGAGCCGAGGCCGATCAAGCCGCGGCGATCGTGGCCAAACTGCCGCCCGACGAACGCGACGCCCTCTTGATGCAGGTCGTCGATGATCTGTCGATCGAGGAAATCGCCGTGATCCTAGGACGCAGCGTCAAGGCCGCCAACTCCCTTCTCGGTAGAGCTCGGAAGCGGGTTCGCCGCCTCACCAATTTACAAGGAAACCAAAAATGA
- the proC gene encoding pyrroline-5-carboxylate reductase, which produces MDIGIIGIGKVGEAIAVGLRDAESQDWNLVGATTATAKSAQTASERIGIPVTTDSRALATSAKVLLLCVKPYQAQKALEAIAQDLTAEHLVISVAAGVTVAQLTEWSGGKPHIVRAMPNTPALIGQGMTVIASGPEEAQIAKAIKIFECVGKTATVAEHLMDGVTGLSGCGPAYIYVMIEALSEAGVSVGLPRDVSTLLAAQTMLGSAQMVLERGRHPAMLKDEVTTPAGCTIDGLIALEEGKMRATLIRAVRAATDRSKTLGSS; this is translated from the coding sequence ATGGATATTGGAATCATCGGAATTGGTAAGGTTGGCGAGGCGATCGCCGTGGGTCTGCGAGACGCCGAAAGCCAGGATTGGAACCTCGTTGGAGCCACGACGGCCACCGCCAAAAGCGCCCAAACGGCGTCGGAAAGAATCGGCATTCCAGTAACAACCGACAGCCGCGCCCTGGCAACATCGGCCAAAGTTCTCTTACTTTGCGTGAAGCCCTATCAGGCCCAAAAGGCGTTGGAAGCAATCGCCCAAGATCTAACAGCCGAGCACCTGGTTATCTCGGTGGCGGCGGGCGTCACCGTGGCTCAACTCACCGAATGGTCGGGCGGAAAACCCCACATCGTTCGGGCCATGCCGAATACCCCGGCGCTAATTGGGCAAGGCATGACCGTCATCGCCAGCGGACCAGAAGAAGCCCAAATCGCAAAAGCGATCAAGATTTTCGAATGCGTCGGCAAAACGGCGACGGTAGCCGAGCACCTGATGGACGGGGTCACCGGATTGAGCGGGTGCGGTCCCGCCTACATCTACGTGATGATCGAGGCGCTGAGCGAGGCGGGGGTCAGCGTGGGCTTGCCCCGCGATGTTTCGACCTTGTTGGCCGCACAAACGATGCTCGGATCGGCCCAGATGGTTCTCGAACGCGGTCGCCATCCGGCCATGCTCAAGGACGAAGTCACAACCCCTGCAGGATGCACCATCGACGGCCTTATCGCCCTCGAAGAGGGCAAGATGCGAGCGACGCTGATCCGCGCCGTTCGCGCGGCGACCGACCGAAGCAAGACCCTCGGCTCAAGCTAG
- a CDS encoding esterase family protein, with the protein MVSTMMAALALGFQQAPPTTDLTTLKPYPPKAGEGDYFIGPSYMDAPELTPRDNVPKGRVISFVMESTDSKIYAGIAKNAPGQVVPYHRHVTVYVPQQLDMKKPAPFFISQDSMGRGIVPTILDNMIADHRLPAMVAILIDSGGGDAQGSERGLEYDTVSGQYAEFVEKEVLPRVTQETGGVTFTKDPNGRMTMGGSSGGACAFSMAWYHPDLYHRVLTYSGTYVNQQSPFNAESPHGAWEYHENFIPKSKPKPLRIWMEVSEKDLRANDPEETYHNWVLANRRMAGILKAKRYHYQFVFAKDAGHTDGRVLRQTLPQALEWVWQGYGPR; encoded by the coding sequence ATGGTATCGACGATGATGGCCGCTTTGGCCCTCGGGTTCCAACAGGCTCCGCCTACGACCGATTTGACGACGTTGAAACCCTATCCGCCCAAGGCGGGCGAGGGCGACTACTTCATCGGTCCATCCTACATGGACGCGCCCGAGCTAACGCCGCGAGACAACGTGCCAAAGGGCCGCGTGATCTCGTTCGTCATGGAGTCGACCGATAGCAAAATCTACGCCGGCATCGCTAAAAACGCACCGGGTCAGGTCGTGCCGTACCATCGCCATGTCACCGTCTACGTTCCCCAACAGCTCGACATGAAGAAGCCGGCCCCATTCTTCATCTCACAAGACAGCATGGGGCGTGGCATCGTCCCGACGATCCTTGATAACATGATCGCCGACCACCGCCTGCCCGCGATGGTGGCAATCCTGATCGATTCGGGCGGCGGCGACGCCCAAGGCAGCGAGCGTGGACTGGAATACGACACGGTCTCAGGTCAATACGCCGAGTTCGTCGAGAAAGAGGTCTTGCCGCGCGTCACCCAGGAAACCGGCGGCGTCACCTTTACCAAGGATCCGAATGGGCGAATGACGATGGGCGGCAGTTCCGGCGGTGCGTGCGCTTTTTCGATGGCTTGGTACCATCCCGACCTCTATCATCGAGTGCTGACCTACTCCGGCACCTACGTTAACCAACAGTCGCCATTCAATGCCGAATCGCCCCACGGAGCTTGGGAGTACCACGAGAATTTCATCCCCAAATCCAAACCGAAGCCGCTTCGCATTTGGATGGAAGTCAGCGAGAAGGACCTTCGCGCCAACGATCCCGAGGAGACTTACCACAACTGGGTGTTGGCTAACCGGCGGATGGCGGGAATCCTCAAGGCGAAGCGATATCACTATCAGTTTGTTTTCGCCAAGGACGCTGGTCATACTGACGGACGCGTCCTGCGCCAAACCCTTCCGCAGGCGCTGGAATGGGTGTGGCAGGGATACGGACCGCGCTAG